The following are encoded together in the Bradyrhizobium genosp. L genome:
- a CDS encoding TetR/AcrR family transcriptional regulator: MVRRPAKNEPKAELKAVSSRKPNMREAILAAAEELFSTYGFNAVSVRDIAQAAGANPGSVTYHFKTKDGLLLEIYRRHCGPMNLRRSELLAAARRVRDLQDRLEAVVRAYVLPAFTSGSDLAGGGTRFTRLRAIMSAEGNEVVRKIIAQTFDDTSHAFVDAIHESLPHIPRTDIVWRSHFLLGALYYTLVTPERVSRLSRGSADGTDAGQAIEELVHATVASLQAAPLDPATPLRRRAPVAAKSES; the protein is encoded by the coding sequence ATGGTCCGCAGACCCGCCAAGAACGAGCCAAAGGCCGAACTCAAGGCCGTCAGCAGCCGCAAGCCGAACATGCGCGAGGCGATTCTCGCTGCGGCCGAGGAATTGTTCTCGACCTACGGCTTCAACGCGGTGTCGGTGCGCGACATCGCACAGGCCGCCGGCGCCAATCCCGGCAGCGTGACCTACCACTTCAAGACCAAGGACGGCCTGCTGCTGGAGATCTACCGGCGGCATTGCGGTCCGATGAACCTGCGGCGCTCCGAACTACTGGCGGCTGCGCGACGCGTGCGCGACTTGCAGGACCGGCTGGAGGCGGTCGTGCGTGCCTATGTGTTGCCGGCCTTCACGTCGGGCAGCGATCTCGCCGGCGGCGGCACCCGCTTCACGCGGCTGCGCGCGATCATGTCGGCCGAGGGCAACGAGGTGGTGCGCAAGATCATCGCGCAGACCTTCGACGACACCAGCCACGCCTTCGTCGACGCGATCCATGAAAGCCTGCCGCATATCCCGCGCACCGACATCGTCTGGCGCAGCCACTTCCTGCTCGGCGCGCTCTATTACACGCTGGTGACGCCGGAGCGCGTTTCCCGCCTGTCGCGCGGCAGTGCCGACGGCACCGATGCGGGCCAGGCGATCGAGGAACTGGTTCACGCCACCGTCGCCTCGCTGCAGG
- a CDS encoding ABC transporter substrate-binding protein: MLKRVLLGLVMASALSAAAFAQEPKSGGIVNAVIQPEPPSLMIGLVQNGPTQMVAGNIYEGLLRYSPKLEPLPGLAESWSVSEDGKTYTFKLRKGVTWHDGKPFTSADVAFSIEFLKQTHARARGNLAMLDKVETPDDSTVVFTLKQPFGPFLGIFEVGSLPMIPKHIYEGTDFKTNPANNTPIGTGPFMFKEWQKGSFIRLVKNPNYYIKGLPHLDEIYWHVIPDAAARAVAFETGKVDVLPGGSVENFDVPRLTKLKNVCVTGAGWEFFSPHSWLWLNNRQGPTANKKFRQALMYAIDRNFAKDVIWNGLAKVATGPSASTIKYYTDKVTTYDYDPAKAKALLKEAGYNGEKVRLLPLPYGETWQRWAEAVKQNLEDVGINVEMIATDVPGWNQKVADWDYDIAFTYLYQYGDPALGVGRNYISSQIAKGSPFNNVEGYSNPEIDKLFADGATAFPDSKREEIYLKAQKILTDDVPVAWQLELQFPTITRCNVKNLVTTAIGVNDGFRDAWLDK; encoded by the coding sequence ATGTTGAAACGAGTATTGCTTGGTCTTGTCATGGCGAGTGCGTTGAGCGCTGCCGCGTTTGCGCAGGAGCCGAAATCCGGTGGCATCGTCAACGCGGTGATCCAGCCGGAACCGCCGAGCCTGATGATCGGCCTGGTGCAGAACGGCCCGACCCAGATGGTCGCGGGCAACATCTATGAAGGCCTGCTGCGCTACTCACCGAAGCTCGAGCCGCTCCCCGGCCTCGCCGAAAGCTGGAGCGTCAGCGAGGACGGCAAGACCTATACGTTCAAGCTGCGCAAGGGCGTCACCTGGCACGACGGCAAGCCGTTCACATCGGCGGATGTCGCCTTCTCGATCGAATTCCTCAAGCAGACCCATGCGCGCGCCCGCGGCAATCTCGCCATGCTCGACAAGGTCGAGACGCCTGATGATTCCACTGTGGTGTTCACGCTGAAGCAGCCGTTCGGTCCGTTCCTCGGCATCTTCGAGGTCGGCTCGCTGCCGATGATCCCCAAGCACATCTACGAAGGCACCGACTTCAAGACCAATCCGGCCAACAACACACCTATCGGTACCGGCCCCTTCATGTTCAAGGAATGGCAGAAGGGTTCGTTCATCCGGCTGGTCAAGAACCCGAACTACTACATCAAGGGCCTGCCCCATCTCGACGAGATCTACTGGCACGTGATCCCCGACGCCGCGGCGCGCGCGGTGGCGTTCGAGACCGGCAAGGTCGATGTGCTGCCGGGCGGATCGGTCGAGAACTTCGACGTACCGCGTCTGACTAAATTGAAGAATGTCTGCGTCACCGGCGCCGGCTGGGAATTCTTCAGCCCGCACTCCTGGCTGTGGCTCAATAACCGCCAGGGCCCGACCGCGAACAAGAAATTCCGCCAGGCGCTGATGTATGCGATCGACCGCAACTTCGCCAAGGACGTGATCTGGAACGGCCTCGCCAAGGTCGCGACCGGCCCGTCGGCATCGACGATCAAGTACTACACCGACAAGGTCACGACCTATGACTACGATCCGGCCAAGGCCAAGGCATTGCTGAAGGAAGCCGGCTACAACGGCGAGAAGGTCCGCCTGCTGCCGCTACCCTATGGCGAGACCTGGCAGCGCTGGGCCGAAGCCGTGAAGCAGAATCTCGAGGACGTCGGCATCAATGTCGAAATGATCGCAACCGACGTGCCCGGCTGGAACCAGAAGGTCGCCGACTGGGATTACGACATCGCCTTCACCTATCTCTATCAGTATGGCGATCCCGCGCTCGGCGTCGGCCGCAACTACATCTCGAGCCAGATAGCCAAGGGTTCGCCGTTCAACAATGTCGAGGGCTATTCCAATCCCGAAATCGACAAACTGTTCGCCGACGGCGCGACCGCCTTCCCGGACTCGAAGCGCGAGGAGATCTATCTCAAGGCGCAGAAGATCCTGACCGACGACGTGCCGGTGGCCTGGCAGCTCGAGCTCCAGTTCCCGACCATCACCCGCTGCAACGTCAAGAACCTCGTCACGACCGCGATCGGCGTCAACGACGGCTTCCGCGACGCCTGGCTCGACAAGTAA
- a CDS encoding histone deacetylase family protein → MKAVYSEKHRSHDPQFFLVRGVVQRTTEQPERADRLLAGLKAGKHTLVEPVAFGQGPRARVHSPEYLGFLATAFEEWTALGDSGPEMIANIHPVRNAATYPTHIVGRLGWHTADTAAPIGPGTWAGACASSDVAVTAAQMVLDGDDAVYALCRPPGHHAYRDMAGGFCFLNNSAIAAEHLRQKHERVAILDVDVHHGNGTQGIFYERPDVFTVSIHADPSFFYPFVWGYAHERGAGPGLGANLNIPLARGTGDDGYMQALATAEKAIRAFAPTALVVALGLDASEKDPLAGLAVTTDGFRRIGEGLARIGLPTVLVQEGGYLSDILGANLTSVLGGFEAAR, encoded by the coding sequence GTGAAGGCCGTCTACAGCGAAAAACACCGCAGCCACGATCCGCAATTCTTCCTGGTGCGCGGTGTGGTCCAGCGCACCACCGAGCAGCCCGAACGTGCCGATCGCCTGCTCGCGGGATTGAAGGCGGGCAAGCACACGCTGGTCGAGCCTGTCGCGTTCGGGCAGGGGCCGCGCGCCCGCGTGCACAGCCCGGAATATCTGGGCTTCCTTGCAACCGCCTTCGAGGAATGGACCGCGCTCGGCGATTCCGGACCGGAGATGATTGCGAACATCCACCCCGTGCGCAACGCCGCGACCTATCCGACGCATATCGTAGGTCGGCTCGGCTGGCACACCGCCGACACCGCGGCGCCGATCGGGCCGGGCACCTGGGCCGGCGCCTGCGCGTCGAGCGACGTCGCTGTCACCGCGGCGCAGATGGTGCTCGACGGCGACGATGCCGTTTACGCGCTGTGCCGTCCGCCCGGCCATCACGCCTATCGCGATATGGCCGGCGGTTTCTGCTTCCTCAACAACAGCGCGATCGCGGCCGAGCATCTGCGCCAGAAGCACGAGCGGGTCGCGATCCTCGACGTCGACGTGCATCACGGCAACGGCACGCAGGGCATCTTCTACGAGCGGCCGGACGTCTTCACGGTCTCGATCCATGCCGATCCCTCGTTCTTCTATCCGTTCGTCTGGGGCTACGCGCACGAGCGCGGTGCCGGACCCGGGCTCGGCGCCAATCTCAACATTCCCCTCGCGCGAGGCACCGGAGACGACGGCTACATGCAGGCGCTCGCGACCGCCGAGAAGGCGATCCGCGCCTTTGCGCCGACTGCACTCGTGGTCGCGCTCGGTCTCGATGCTTCCGAAAAAGATCCGCTTGCCGGGCTCGCCGTGACCACCGACGGCTTTCGTCGCATCGGCGAGGGGCTCGCGCGAATCGGCTTGCCGACCGTGCTGGTGCAGGAGGGTGGCTATCTCTCCGACATCCTCGGCGCCAACCTGACCTCCGTGCTCGGAGGGTTCGAAGCGGCGCGCTGA
- a CDS encoding GntR family transcriptional regulator, which produces MRTMSPPVGLPALNETDLVGQVARRLTEAIVQGRLPPGSKVVEAGVARELGVSRAPVREAARLLEQQGLLVAHPRRGFFVRQFAADDIDEIYDLRLCVERHASVLAARNLTPATRDMLRRQIDVLHEMADLDEPARQVEEDYRFHRLICEIAGNKRMLRLFDDLASELRMVIGLIGRLYDDPHEIARTHEPVLAAIEAGHPERIVAHVDYHIGHAWREVGRLVREIPPWPVPAK; this is translated from the coding sequence ATGCGCACAATGTCCCCTCCGGTCGGCTTGCCGGCCCTCAACGAGACCGATCTGGTCGGCCAGGTCGCCCGCCGTCTGACCGAGGCGATCGTCCAGGGCCGACTGCCGCCAGGATCGAAGGTCGTCGAAGCGGGAGTCGCCCGCGAACTCGGGGTCAGCCGGGCGCCAGTGCGCGAGGCGGCGCGGCTGCTCGAACAGCAGGGCCTGCTCGTCGCCCATCCGCGCCGCGGCTTCTTCGTCCGCCAGTTCGCGGCCGACGATATCGACGAGATCTACGATCTGCGTCTTTGCGTCGAGCGCCACGCCTCCGTGCTCGCCGCGCGCAACCTGACGCCTGCGACGCGCGACATGCTGCGCCGGCAGATCGACGTGCTGCACGAGATGGCCGATCTCGACGAGCCGGCGCGGCAGGTCGAGGAGGACTATCGCTTTCACCGCCTGATCTGCGAGATCGCCGGCAACAAGCGCATGCTGCGGCTGTTCGACGATCTCGCCTCCGAGCTGCGCATGGTGATCGGCCTGATCGGCCGGCTCTACGACGATCCGCACGAGATCGCGCGCACGCATGAGCCGGTGCTCGCGGCGATCGAGGCCGGTCATCCCGAGCGCATCGTCGCCCATGTCGACTATCACATCGGCCATGCCTGGCGCGAAGTCGGCAGGCTGGTGCGGGAGATTCCGCCCTGGCCGGTGCCGGCGAAGTAG
- a CDS encoding ABC transporter permease translates to MLAFIAQRLAKAVVVLLAIVVFNFMLIRMAPGDPAMVMAGEAGASDKIFVAQLREKFGLDQPLPVQLYRYVKGIATLDLGFSFRQQMPVARLIAERLPATLLLTGTAFLISLLFGVLFGALAARFAGTWADTAITILALIFYATPLFWVALMAILLFSVTMDWLPSFGYETVGANYTGLAHMLDVGAHLILPATTIGLFFMATYARMTRASMLEVKRHDFVKTARAKGLRDGVIQRRHVLRNALLPVVTLAGLQAGTLVGGAVLTETVFAWPGIGRLMYEALLQRDYNLLLGVFVVCSAMVLAFNLITDLIYRSVDPRIEFAS, encoded by the coding sequence ATGCTCGCATTCATTGCCCAGAGACTTGCCAAGGCCGTCGTCGTGCTGCTCGCGATCGTGGTCTTCAACTTCATGCTGATCCGCATGGCGCCGGGCGACCCGGCGATGGTGATGGCGGGCGAGGCCGGCGCCAGCGACAAGATCTTCGTCGCGCAACTGCGCGAGAAGTTCGGGCTCGACCAGCCGTTGCCGGTGCAGCTCTATCGCTACGTCAAGGGCATCGCGACGCTCGATCTCGGCTTCTCGTTCCGCCAGCAGATGCCGGTCGCCAGACTGATCGCCGAGCGACTGCCGGCGACGCTGCTCCTGACCGGGACTGCGTTCCTCATCTCGCTACTGTTCGGCGTGCTGTTCGGCGCGCTCGCGGCGCGCTTCGCCGGCACCTGGGCCGATACCGCGATCACGATATTGGCGCTGATCTTCTATGCCACGCCGCTGTTCTGGGTGGCCTTGATGGCGATCCTGCTGTTCTCGGTCACGATGGATTGGCTGCCGAGCTTCGGCTACGAGACCGTCGGCGCCAACTATACCGGCCTCGCCCATATGCTCGACGTCGGCGCGCACCTGATCCTGCCCGCGACGACGATCGGCCTGTTCTTCATGGCGACCTATGCCCGCATGACCCGCGCCTCGATGCTGGAGGTGAAGCGGCATGACTTCGTCAAGACGGCGCGCGCCAAGGGCCTGCGCGATGGCGTGATCCAGCGCCGCCACGTGCTGCGCAACGCGCTGCTGCCGGTCGTGACCCTGGCCGGCCTGCAGGCCGGCACGCTGGTCGGCGGCGCCGTGCTGACCGAGACCGTGTTCGCGTGGCCCGGCATCGGCCGGCTGATGTACGAGGCGTTGCTGCAACGCGACTACAATCTCCTGCTCGGCGTCTTCGTGGTCTGCTCGGCGATGGTATTGGCCTTCAACCTGATCACCGATTTGATCTACCGCTCGGTCGATCCGCGTATCGAGTTCGCCTCATGA
- a CDS encoding class II aldolase/adducin family protein, producing MTTHVRPEAVTDQNQQFRIDLAAAYRLVHRLGLDDSIYTHISVRLPGSHDRFLINPYGLRFEEVTASNLVTVDLDGNVIDDPLGLGINPAGFTIHSAVHAARHDVACVLHTHTVAGVAVSSQKQGLLPLNQWSMQFTGCLAYHDYEGIALDLDERQRLVADLGDKFVMVLRNHGMLTCGRSVAEAFKLMHNLERSCRAQLAIQAAGAAVVPLSDAVAHKTAGQYATFYDSIETKGVPDTEWAAFKRMLARTDPDFVN from the coding sequence ATGACGACGCATGTACGGCCCGAGGCCGTGACGGACCAGAACCAGCAATTCCGCATCGACCTCGCCGCGGCCTATCGGCTGGTCCACCGGCTCGGTCTCGATGACAGCATCTACACCCATATCTCGGTGCGGCTGCCCGGCAGCCATGACCGCTTCCTGATCAATCCCTACGGCCTGCGTTTCGAGGAGGTGACGGCCTCGAACCTCGTCACCGTCGATCTCGACGGCAACGTGATCGACGATCCGCTCGGACTCGGCATCAATCCGGCCGGCTTCACCATCCATAGCGCAGTGCATGCCGCGCGCCACGACGTCGCCTGCGTGCTGCACACCCACACGGTGGCCGGCGTCGCGGTGTCCAGCCAGAAGCAGGGACTGCTGCCGCTCAATCAATGGTCGATGCAGTTCACCGGCTGCCTCGCCTATCACGACTATGAAGGCATCGCGCTCGATCTCGACGAGCGGCAGCGCCTGGTCGCCGATCTCGGCGACAAGTTCGTGATGGTGCTGCGCAATCACGGCATGCTGACCTGCGGCCGCTCGGTCGCCGAAGCGTTCAAGCTGATGCACAATCTGGAGCGCTCCTGCCGCGCGCAGCTAGCGATCCAGGCCGCTGGAGCCGCGGTCGTGCCGCTGTCGGATGCGGTCGCGCACAAGACCGCCGGCCAATACGCAACCTTCTACGACAGCATCGAGACCAAGGGCGTGCCCGACACCGAGTGGGCCGCCTTCAAGCGCATGCTGGCGCGCACCGATCCGGATTTCGTGAACTAG
- a CDS encoding SMP-30/gluconolactonase/LRE family protein, translating to MEDVPTSVLSAERCHLGEGPTYDATTDTAWWFDIRERRLFEHRFAEGRTVIHALPNKASALARIDDARQLILTENGLYVRDVATGRLELFAALEADNAATRSNDARVHPSGTFWLGTMGKRAEKGAGAIYALHRGRITRLYPDITIPNAICFSPAGDIGYFADTEINVLYRVPLDPSTGLPVGEHAALIRHEGVGGIDGAVVDADGLIWNARWGGGCIDVYDPAGRHLRSLRVPATQSSCPAFVGRDFSRVLVTSAWQDMDETQRAADPEHGKTFLLDAAARGRAEADVKLS from the coding sequence ATCGAAGACGTGCCGACATCCGTGCTGTCGGCCGAACGTTGCCATCTCGGCGAGGGCCCGACCTACGACGCCACAACCGACACGGCGTGGTGGTTCGACATCCGCGAGCGGCGCCTGTTCGAGCATCGCTTTGCGGAGGGACGGACCGTCATCCATGCGCTGCCCAACAAGGCGAGTGCGCTGGCGCGGATCGATGATGCGCGGCAGCTGATCCTCACCGAGAACGGGCTTTATGTCCGGGACGTCGCCACCGGTCGCCTGGAGTTGTTCGCCGCGCTGGAAGCCGACAATGCCGCGACGCGCTCCAACGATGCGCGGGTGCATCCGTCCGGCACGTTCTGGCTCGGCACCATGGGGAAGCGCGCGGAGAAAGGCGCGGGCGCGATCTACGCGCTGCATCGTGGGCGGATCACGCGGCTCTATCCTGACATCACGATCCCGAATGCGATCTGCTTTTCGCCCGCCGGCGACATCGGCTATTTCGCCGATACCGAGATCAACGTGCTGTATCGTGTGCCGCTCGATCCATCGACCGGATTGCCGGTCGGCGAGCACGCTGCGCTGATCAGGCACGAGGGCGTCGGCGGCATCGACGGCGCGGTGGTCGATGCCGACGGGCTGATCTGGAACGCGCGATGGGGCGGCGGCTGCATCGACGTCTACGATCCCGCGGGCCGTCATCTGCGCTCGCTGCGGGTGCCGGCGACGCAATCGAGCTGCCCGGCCTTTGTCGGCCGCGATTTCTCGCGCGTGCTGGTGACATCGGCCTGGCAGGACATGGACGAGACGCAGCGCGCTGCCGATCCGGAGCATGGCAAGACGTTTCTGCTCGACGCCGCGGCGCGCGGCCGCGCCGAGGCGGACGTCAAACTGTCCTGA
- a CDS encoding FadR/GntR family transcriptional regulator, with product MTSGLVIIPARRAHSNHAEIARSIGIDIISGRHAEGARLPGDAELTASFGVSRPVLRESIKTLVAKGLLTTKARVGTVVRGRGAWNMFDADVLAWHLDVGIDKQFLGDLAEIRLAIEPRAAALAALRRSEADIAELRRCVETMRREPSDSDAFTDGDLALHIAVANASGNPFMRSVDGVIEAALRASFVVSAPVDPDDRETVLTWHQRIVDAIADGRAVDAATAMTGAIFHGIRRHGATVVDPASYDSKGAAAKSEP from the coding sequence ATGACGTCCGGCCTGGTGATCATTCCGGCGCGGCGCGCGCATTCCAATCACGCCGAGATCGCGCGCAGCATCGGCATCGACATCATCTCCGGCCGTCACGCCGAGGGTGCGCGGCTGCCCGGTGATGCCGAGCTCACCGCAAGCTTCGGTGTCTCGCGTCCGGTGCTGCGCGAGAGCATCAAGACGCTGGTGGCCAAAGGCCTGCTCACGACCAAGGCGCGGGTCGGCACCGTGGTGCGCGGCCGCGGCGCCTGGAACATGTTCGATGCCGATGTGCTGGCTTGGCATCTCGACGTCGGAATCGACAAGCAGTTCCTCGGCGATCTCGCCGAGATCAGACTGGCGATCGAGCCGCGCGCCGCCGCGCTGGCCGCGTTGCGCCGGTCCGAGGCCGACATCGCGGAGCTGCGCCGCTGCGTCGAGACCATGCGGCGCGAGCCCTCCGATTCTGATGCCTTCACGGATGGGGATCTGGCGCTGCACATCGCGGTCGCCAATGCGTCCGGCAATCCGTTCATGCGTTCCGTGGACGGCGTGATCGAGGCCGCGTTGCGCGCCTCGTTCGTCGTCAGTGCGCCGGTCGATCCCGATGACCGCGAGACGGTGCTGACCTGGCACCAGCGTATCGTCGATGCGATCGCCGATGGTCGTGCCGTCGACGCCGCCACCGCTATGACCGGCGCCATCTTCCACGGCATCCGCCGCCACGGCGCGACGGTGGTCGATCCTGCTTCGTACGACAGCAAGGGTGCTGCCGCCAAATCCGAGCCGTGA
- a CDS encoding Gfo/Idh/MocA family protein encodes MSEALRIAIVGFGAIAQRQHVPAIAKTAGAALVAVVDPVNSPADQPHFRDLEELLRDGPEIDAVALCTPPQVRRAQAATALAAGKHVLLEKPPGATVSELAPLIAAAHEAGRTLFAAWHSRYAPAVEPARHLLAGRNIAKVTIIWKEDVRVWHPGQAWIFEAGGFGVFDPGINALSVLTRILLQPVFARKAELMFPSNRQAPIAAELELSDANGTPVHAEFDFRQAGPPSWEIVCETNAGPVALLKGGRQLLDGGRLVVDAEKDEYPALYRHFLALTADGGSDVDLAPLQLVADSFMLGRRRLVEAFED; translated from the coding sequence GTGAGCGAAGCGCTCCGCATCGCCATCGTCGGTTTCGGCGCGATCGCGCAGCGCCAGCACGTGCCGGCGATCGCGAAGACCGCAGGCGCAGCGCTCGTCGCCGTCGTCGATCCCGTCAATTCGCCGGCGGACCAGCCGCATTTCCGCGACCTCGAAGAGCTGCTGCGTGACGGTCCCGAGATCGATGCGGTCGCGCTGTGCACGCCGCCGCAGGTGCGTCGCGCCCAGGCCGCCACTGCGCTTGCGGCGGGCAAGCATGTGTTGCTGGAAAAGCCGCCGGGCGCCACCGTCAGCGAACTCGCGCCGCTGATCGCGGCCGCGCATGAGGCGGGACGGACGCTGTTTGCGGCCTGGCATTCGCGTTACGCGCCCGCCGTCGAGCCGGCGCGGCATTTGCTGGCCGGCCGCAACATCGCCAAGGTGACGATCATCTGGAAGGAAGACGTGCGGGTCTGGCATCCGGGCCAGGCCTGGATCTTCGAGGCCGGTGGTTTTGGCGTGTTCGATCCCGGCATCAACGCGCTGTCGGTGTTGACCCGCATCCTGCTGCAGCCGGTGTTTGCCCGAAAGGCGGAATTGATGTTCCCGTCCAACCGGCAGGCGCCGATCGCGGCGGAACTCGAATTGTCTGACGCGAACGGCACGCCTGTTCATGCCGAGTTCGATTTCCGCCAGGCCGGTCCGCCGAGCTGGGAGATCGTGTGCGAGACCAATGCGGGACCGGTGGCGCTGTTGAAGGGCGGGCGGCAATTGCTCGATGGCGGCCGGCTGGTCGTCGACGCCGAGAAGGATGAATATCCCGCGCTCTATCGCCACTTCCTCGCACTGACTGCGGACGGCGGATCCGACGTCGATCTGGCGCCCTTGCAGCTCGTCGCCGACAGCTTCATGCTGGGACGTCGGCGCCTCGTCGAGGCGTTTGAGGACTGA
- a CDS encoding aldose epimerase family protein, whose product MTKATIDRAPFGKMPDGTVVERVTLRGLGGFEAVILPFGATMQALLTPDREGHCDDIVLGHDDFDGYLAQRKFFGATIGRYANRIAGARFMLDGAAVALDANNGPNALHGGPHGFDRRLWQIAELTDSPGPTLVLERESPDGEEGYPGNLATRVTYRVRSATELSVTYEATTDRPTFLNLTNHSFFNLDGARSGTQILDHRLTIASDHFLAVDATAIPLPQPPRAVDGTPFDFRRPIAIGARIRMNDEQLRLGRGYDHNFCLAAGTGLHFAARLESPRSGRVLELFTDQPGLQFYSGNFLDGSTAGKGGRLYRQSDALCLEPHAWPDTPNRPDFPSARLDPGQIYRRTIVYRFSTL is encoded by the coding sequence ATGACCAAAGCCACCATCGATCGCGCGCCCTTTGGCAAAATGCCCGACGGCACCGTGGTCGAGCGCGTGACGCTGCGCGGCCTGGGCGGCTTCGAGGCCGTCATTCTTCCGTTCGGGGCGACGATGCAGGCGCTGTTGACGCCCGACCGCGAGGGGCATTGCGACGACATCGTGCTCGGCCACGACGATTTCGACGGCTATCTCGCGCAGCGCAAATTCTTCGGCGCGACCATCGGGCGCTACGCCAACCGGATCGCCGGCGCGCGTTTCATGCTCGACGGCGCGGCAGTGGCGCTCGATGCCAACAACGGCCCCAATGCGCTGCATGGCGGGCCGCATGGATTCGACCGCAGGCTCTGGCAGATCGCCGAGCTCACCGACAGTCCGGGGCCGACACTGGTGCTGGAGCGTGAGAGCCCGGATGGCGAGGAAGGCTATCCCGGCAACCTCGCGACGCGCGTGACCTATCGCGTCCGCAGCGCAACCGAGCTCTCGGTGACGTATGAGGCGACCACCGATCGCCCGACATTCCTGAACCTGACCAACCATAGTTTCTTCAATCTCGACGGCGCGCGTTCGGGCACCCAGATCCTCGATCACCGGCTGACGATCGCTTCCGATCATTTCCTCGCGGTCGACGCGACCGCGATCCCGCTGCCCCAGCCGCCGCGCGCCGTCGACGGCACGCCGTTCGATTTCCGCAGGCCAATCGCGATCGGCGCGCGCATCAGGATGAACGACGAGCAGCTCCGGCTCGGCCGCGGCTACGACCATAATTTCTGTCTGGCCGCTGGTACCGGCCTGCACTTCGCCGCGCGCCTGGAGTCGCCGCGCAGCGGCCGGGTGCTGGAGCTGTTCACCGATCAGCCGGGATTGCAGTTCTACTCCGGCAACTTCCTCGACGGCTCCACGGCCGGCAAGGGCGGCCGGCTGTACCGGCAGTCGGATGCGCTGTGCCTCGAGCCGCATGCCTGGCCCGATACGCCGAACCGGCCGGACTTTCCGTCGGCGCGGCTCGATCCCGGGCAGATCTACCGGCGCACCATCGTCTATCGCTTCTCCACGCTGTGA